A stretch of Triticum aestivum cultivar Chinese Spring chromosome 1D, IWGSC CS RefSeq v2.1, whole genome shotgun sequence DNA encodes these proteins:
- the LOC123182076 gene encoding NAC domain-containing protein 48, with translation MSGGGGGAAATQGQQDLQLPPGFRFHPTDEELVMHYLCRRCAGLPISVPIIAEVDLYKFDPWQLPRMALYGEKEWYFFSPRDRKYPNGSRPNRSAGTGYWKATGADKPVGTPKPLAIKKALVFYAGKAPKGDKTNWIMHEYRLADVDRSARKKNSLRLDDWVLCRIYNKKGASERPSAGDRTASASPGHAAVGSPPEQKPALLPPYAPQPFSDLAAYYEVRPSDSMPRAHADSSCSEHVLTASCERPEVQSQPKISEWERTFASATPGVNPAGSMLDPSAGLPAGDPLLQDILMYWGKPF, from the exons atgagcggcggcggcggaggagcggcggCGACGCAGGGGCAGCAGGATCTGCAGCTGCCGCCGGGGTTCCGGTTCCACCCGACGGACGAGGAGCTGGTGATGCACTACCTCTGCCGGCGGTGCGCCGGCCTGCCCATCTCCGTGCCCATCATCGCCGAGGTCGACCTCTACAAGTTCGACCCATGGCAGCTCCCAA GAATGGCTCTGTACGGCGAGAAGGAGTGGTACTTCTTCTCCCCGCGCGACCGCAAGTACCCGAACGGGTCGCGGCCGAACCGGTCGGCCGGCACCGGGTACTGGAAGGCCACCGGCGCCGACAAGCCGGTGGGCACGCCCAAGCCCCTGGCCATCAAGAAGGCGCTCGTCTTCTACGCCGGCAAGGCGCCCAAGGGCGACAAgaccaactggatcatgcacgagtaccgcctcgccgacgtcgaccgctccgcccgcaagaAGAACAGCCTCAGG TTGGATGACTGGGTGCTGTGCCGGATCTACAACAAGAAAGGCGCCTCGGAGAGGCCGAGCGCCGGTGACCGGACCGCGAGCGCGAGCCCCGGGCACGCGGCCGTCGGCTCGCCGCCGGAGCAGAAGCCGGCCCTGCTGCCGCCATACGCGCCGCAGCCGTTCTCGGACCTGGCGGCGTACTACGAGGTGAGGCCGTCGGACTCGATGCCGCGGGCGCACGCCGACTCGAGCTGCTCGGAGCACGTGCTGACGGCGTCGTGCGAGCGGCCGGAGGTGCAGAGCCAGCCCAAGATCTCCGAGTGGGAGCGCACGTTCGCCTCCGCCACCCCGGGCGTCAACCCGGCCGGCTCGATGCTCGACCCGTCGGCCGGGCTCCCCGCCGGCGACCCGCTCCTCCAGGACATCCTCATGTACTGGGGCAAGCCGTTCTGA